From Woronichinia naegeliana WA131, the proteins below share one genomic window:
- a CDS encoding transposase, giving the protein MQLCQRLEQILENLRPAFSREATYQWFILLAWGVVLNSQPSAITSYVNALGLTESYYHQALHWFESKAFNVKGLTLGWSKWVSQHENLYRIKEKRVYVGDGIKVGKEGRKMPGVKRLHQESGNVAKPEWIRGHYFNALSVLVGAGKACFALPLVLRLDDGIKSKATVKEGKKGSKKEKTTLVTKMGELCTTYAEAGSYVILDAYFACGAVLKSFRQNALHLITRVRCSTVAYAPFSSVPTLRGKGRPRLWGSSIKLESLFALVEDFPTAKVWLYGQQVSVSYQCFEFHWDSPHQLVKFVLTQLPNGQRLILLSTDLCLTGPEIIAAYGLRFKIEVTFRQLIHLLGGFAYRFWLKALPTLPTWPSNLILPDYPQTVQTQILNKVEAFERFVNLHVIVLGLLQILSLELPQGIWANFPRWFRTLPSHGYPSERIAQLAIQHQAPMIFPQSPPSLLLPKFLAAKLDPFPSPDRLTLAA; this is encoded by the coding sequence ATGCAACTATGTCAGCGACTAGAGCAAATCCTAGAGAATCTCCGTCCCGCCTTTAGCCGAGAAGCAACGTACCAATGGTTTATCCTATTAGCCTGGGGAGTAGTGCTCAACAGCCAACCGAGCGCAATAACAAGCTATGTCAATGCCTTAGGGTTAACAGAGAGCTACTACCATCAGGCACTACATTGGTTTGAATCCAAGGCATTTAACGTCAAAGGACTGACCTTGGGATGGTCGAAGTGGGTAAGTCAGCATGAAAATCTATATCGAATCAAGGAAAAACGAGTGTATGTGGGGGATGGAATCAAAGTGGGGAAAGAAGGGCGCAAGATGCCAGGGGTAAAACGACTACACCAAGAATCCGGAAATGTGGCGAAGCCAGAATGGATAAGGGGGCATTACTTCAATGCCTTGAGTGTTTTGGTGGGAGCAGGAAAAGCCTGCTTTGCCTTGCCCTTAGTGTTGCGGCTAGACGATGGCATCAAGTCCAAAGCAACGGTAAAGGAAGGGAAAAAAGGCAGCAAAAAAGAGAAGACTACTCTAGTCACGAAAATGGGGGAGCTTTGCACTACCTACGCAGAGGCGGGAAGCTATGTGATTTTGGATGCTTACTTCGCTTGTGGAGCAGTGCTCAAAAGTTTTCGCCAAAATGCCTTGCATCTCATCACCCGAGTGCGTTGCTCTACAGTGGCATATGCTCCCTTTTCTTCCGTTCCGACCTTGAGGGGGAAAGGACGACCACGGCTTTGGGGGAGTTCAATAAAACTAGAAAGCCTGTTTGCTCTTGTGGAGGATTTTCCCACCGCTAAAGTCTGGCTCTATGGTCAACAAGTCTCCGTTTCTTATCAGTGCTTTGAGTTCCACTGGGATAGTCCCCATCAGCTCGTTAAGTTTGTCCTCACCCAATTGCCCAACGGACAAAGACTGATTCTGCTTTCTACTGACCTCTGTTTGACTGGACCTGAGATTATTGCCGCTTACGGTCTCCGATTTAAGATTGAAGTCACTTTTCGTCAATTAATCCATCTTTTGGGCGGCTTTGCCTATCGTTTTTGGCTTAAGGCTCTTCCTACTTTACCGACCTGGCCTAGCAATCTTATCCTCCCTGACTATCCCCAAACTGTTCAGACTCAGATTTTAAACAAAGTAGAAGCCTTTGAGCGTTTTGTTAATCTTCATGTCATTGTTCTCGGCTTACTTCAAATTCTTTCCTTAGAGTTACCCCAGGGGATTTGGGCTAATTTCCCTCGCTGGTTTCGGACTCTACCCTCCCATGGCTATCCTAGTGAACGCATTGCTCAACTAGCCATCCAACATCAAGCCCCAATGATTTTTCCTCAAAGTCCACCTAGTCTGCTTTTGCCTAAATTCCTTGCCGCTAAACTTGACCCTTTTCCAAGTCCTGATAGACTTACTTTGGCCGCATAG
- a CDS encoding Uma2 family endonuclease, with translation MYQTAEQFALTMPDARVLMSDEPEMESSLHYLQLLLLVTCLDWYWRDKNDYFVGANLTIYFSRQQLKNHDFRGPDFFLVKNVSNHPRPSWVVWEEDGQYPNLIIELLSDSTAKSDRGIKKQLYQDRFRTPEYFWFSPDDLEFKGYRLAGHQYEEIPFTTSGKCWSEELELFLGIHNQQLRYFTADEMLVPTPKEAALQEKERADLEKQRVDQLIVQLRSLGVEPQL, from the coding sequence ATGTATCAAACCGCCGAACAATTTGCTCTCACCATGCCCGATGCTAGGGTCTTAATGAGTGATGAACCTGAGATGGAAAGCTCTCTCCACTATCTTCAATTATTACTGCTCGTCACCTGTTTAGACTGGTACTGGCGAGATAAAAACGATTACTTTGTTGGGGCTAATCTGACCATTTATTTTAGCCGCCAACAACTCAAAAACCATGACTTTCGCGGCCCTGACTTTTTTCTTGTGAAAAATGTGAGCAATCATCCTCGTCCCTCCTGGGTGGTCTGGGAAGAAGATGGTCAATATCCAAATTTGATCATTGAATTACTTTCTGATAGCACAGCTAAATCGGATCGAGGTATTAAAAAACAACTTTATCAAGACCGTTTTAGAACCCCTGAATATTTCTGGTTTTCTCCCGATGATTTGGAATTTAAGGGTTATCGGCTCGCAGGGCATCAATACGAAGAAATTCCCTTTACGACCTCTGGTAAATGTTGGAGCGAGGAACTGGAACTCTTTTTAGGTATTCATAATCAGCAATTGCGCTATTTTACCGCCGATGAAATGCTTGTTCCTACGCCCAAAGAAGCGGCTCTTCAAGAGAAAGAACGGGCTGATCTGGAAAAACAAAGGGTTGATCAACTGATTGTTCAATTGCGATCGCTGGGTGTTGAACCCCAACTTTAA
- a CDS encoding PIN/TRAM domain-containing protein, whose product MLDAIIVLIFIFAFAGVGFDSVDLLPEAVKVQISNIEALRWLGAGFTAVIGLAMGLVAQTTYRRLEQRIRKTPIETILTRAVGLVIGLLIANLMLAPIFLLPIPGEFSFLKPTMAVLGSVVFAFLGISLADTHGRTFLRLINPNSIETMLVAEGTLQPIAPKILDTSCIIDGRIEQLLATGFIEGQILVPQFVLAELQQLADTSNDQKRVRGRRGLDILRSIQQDFPERIIIHSADYDDIATVDAKLVHLSQEINGILLTNDYNLSKVANLQKVSILNVNDLAQAVRPVYLPGDTLDLKILKQGKEPAQGIGYLEDGTMVVVEEGREYVGAELRVIVTSALQTSAGRMIFAKPPSVLASS is encoded by the coding sequence ATGCTAGATGCCATCATTGTTCTAATCTTTATCTTTGCCTTTGCCGGTGTAGGCTTTGACAGTGTGGACTTATTGCCAGAAGCCGTCAAAGTCCAAATTTCCAATATTGAGGCCTTGCGGTGGTTAGGGGCTGGTTTTACGGCGGTTATTGGCTTGGCAATGGGTTTAGTCGCTCAAACAACCTATCGACGCTTAGAACAGCGCATCCGCAAAACCCCCATCGAAACGATTTTAACCCGTGCCGTTGGTTTGGTGATCGGTTTATTGATTGCTAATTTGATGTTGGCTCCCATCTTTTTGTTACCGATTCCAGGGGAATTCTCTTTCCTGAAACCAACCATGGCCGTATTAGGGAGTGTGGTTTTTGCGTTTTTAGGAATTAGTTTGGCAGATACGCACGGACGCACTTTTTTAAGATTGATTAATCCCAATAGCATTGAGACGATGTTGGTAGCCGAAGGAACCTTGCAACCGATCGCCCCTAAAATATTAGATACAAGTTGTATTATTGATGGCCGGATTGAACAACTTTTAGCGACAGGATTTATCGAAGGACAGATTTTAGTGCCGCAATTTGTCCTAGCCGAATTACAACAATTAGCTGATACGAGCAATGATCAAAAGCGGGTACGAGGACGGCGGGGTTTAGATATTCTCAGAAGTATTCAGCAGGATTTTCCCGAAAGAATTATTATCCATTCTGCCGATTACGATGATATTGCCACAGTAGATGCTAAATTAGTCCATCTCTCCCAGGAAATTAATGGTATTCTGCTTACCAATGATTACAATCTCAGCAAGGTTGCCAATTTACAAAAAGTTTCTATTTTAAATGTCAATGATTTAGCTCAGGCGGTGCGTCCTGTTTATTTACCCGGCGATACGCTCGATTTAAAAATTCTTAAACAGGGCAAAGAACCCGCCCAGGGCATTGGTTATCTAGAAGATGGCACAATGGTTGTTGTCGAAGAGGGACGAGAATATGTGGGGGCAGAATTGCGGGTGATTGTTACTTCTGCTTTACAAACTTCGGCAGGACGGATGATTTTTGCTAAACCACCTTCTGTGTTAGCTTCTTCCTAA
- the mazF gene encoding endoribonuclease MazF — translation MLKAHIPKKGDIIWINFNPQSGREQMGRRPALVISPNIYNHKVGLIVVCPITTKVKNYPFEVEIPDGLTISDVVLADQVKSLDYRTREAEFVCKIPSETLAEVIIMINKLFTQI, via the coding sequence ATGCTTAAAGCTCACATTCCTAAAAAAGGAGATATTATCTGGATTAATTTTAATCCTCAGTCTGGACGTGAACAAATGGGAAGAAGGCCCGCCTTAGTTATTTCTCCTAATATCTATAATCACAAAGTCGGACTAATTGTTGTCTGTCCCATCACCACAAAAGTTAAAAATTATCCCTTTGAAGTCGAGATTCCTGACGGTTTAACAATTTCAGATGTTGTTTTAGCCGATCAAGTAAAATCTCTGGATTACCGAACGAGAGAAGCCGAATTTGTTTGTAAAATTCCTAGTGAGACACTAGCAGAAGTAATTATTATGATTAATAAATTATTTACTCAAATTTAG
- a CDS encoding transposase — MLEWWTKNFASCELGDERLNNRAFSIGKKLSEGFGKALSEVFKGGNELKRAYEFLGIRKQTLSR; from the coding sequence ATGTTGGAATGGTGGACAAAAAACTTTGCCAGTTGTGAATTGGGAGACGAGAGGCTAAACAATCGTGCCTTCTCGATTGGGAAAAAGTTAAGTGAGGGGTTTGGAAAAGCCTTATCAGAAGTGTTTAAGGGAGGAAACGAGTTAAAGAGGGCCTATGAATTTTTGGGAATCCGAAAACAGACTTTGTCAAGATAA
- a CDS encoding clan AA aspartic protease, protein MGNTNGQRQVIDAVIDTGFNGFLTLPSSIITALDLSWNASDIVTLGDGSETVFDLYSVTIIWDGQFREIDVAESETDPLIGMSLLYKYGLRIDEIEGGLVRVEVL, encoded by the coding sequence GTGGGTAATACGAATGGACAAAGGCAGGTTATTGATGCCGTGATTGATACAGGATTCAACGGTTTTCTCACTTTGCCATCCTCAATCATTACCGCTCTCGATTTGTCATGGAACGCTTCCGATATTGTGACCTTGGGTGACGGTAGCGAAACTGTGTTTGATCTGTATTCAGTAACAATTATCTGGGATGGACAATTTCGGGAAATTGATGTTGCTGAATCAGAGACTGACCCTTTGATTGGAATGTCACTACTCTATAAATATGGGTTGCGGATAGATGAGATCGAGGGTGGTCTTGTCAGAGTTGAAGTATTATGA
- a CDS encoding IS4 family transposase yields the protein MARQHPRRKGNPDLRRKTNQPGVEIPEITKELFELLEPTMFTPLKYLQGTHEKMMRDRVLNLPVMVALVLSIVYRQIAGISEAVRLLEEEGLLWVASLKVSKQAVSKRMMNVPAEIFAILLKGVLEKAAEKGKKLQVGEKWEKIREKFSAVWIADGSTLEQIRKNMKISKEEKSKLGGKIMMVVEAFTQRPVTLWYTENDKSNDKIWCEELAAKLPENGLILVDMGFFSFVWFDLLTEAKKFFLTRFRAGTSYKTKQVLSQGSHYRDEIIIMGNYRSNPCKHPVRLVSVLWGTIWYQYLTNVLSPEQLSAEEVCDLYRRRWTIEEAFLLTKRLLGLAYLWVGNKNGVQIQIICTLIFYTVLNQLVGEVAIALNQPKEKISVEMVFRSLYYVAKAIARGEKPDTVTYLAERAKLFGLVKAERKRHREKAALNQQIWEPIPLS from the coding sequence ATGGCAAGACAACATCCTCGGAGAAAAGGAAACCCAGACTTACGTCGTAAGACAAATCAGCCAGGGGTAGAAATCCCTGAAATAACAAAAGAGTTGTTTGAATTACTAGAACCCACAATGTTTACACCATTAAAATATTTACAGGGAACTCATGAGAAAATGATGAGAGATAGGGTGCTAAATTTACCAGTAATGGTGGCATTAGTGTTAAGTATAGTGTATCGTCAAATAGCGGGTATAAGTGAAGCGGTAAGACTGTTAGAGGAAGAGGGATTGCTATGGGTAGCATCATTAAAAGTAAGCAAACAGGCAGTATCAAAAAGAATGATGAATGTGCCAGCCGAAATATTTGCAATATTACTAAAAGGAGTGTTAGAAAAAGCAGCCGAAAAAGGGAAGAAGCTCCAAGTAGGAGAAAAATGGGAAAAAATAAGAGAAAAGTTTAGTGCAGTGTGGATAGCAGATGGCTCAACGCTAGAGCAGATAAGGAAAAATATGAAAATAAGTAAAGAAGAAAAGAGTAAATTGGGGGGTAAAATAATGATGGTAGTGGAAGCCTTTACCCAAAGACCCGTTACTTTATGGTACACAGAAAATGATAAATCAAATGATAAAATATGGTGTGAAGAATTGGCAGCTAAATTACCAGAAAATGGTTTAATTCTCGTAGATATGGGATTTTTTAGCTTTGTGTGGTTTGATTTGTTAACAGAAGCTAAAAAGTTTTTTCTAACCAGATTTAGAGCGGGTACATCTTACAAAACCAAACAAGTATTGTCTCAAGGTAGTCATTACAGAGATGAGATTATCATTATGGGAAATTACCGTTCTAATCCTTGCAAGCATCCGGTGAGATTAGTCTCAGTATTATGGGGAACAATCTGGTATCAGTATTTAACAAATGTGTTGTCTCCCGAACAACTGTCCGCCGAAGAGGTCTGTGATTTATATCGAAGACGATGGACAATCGAAGAAGCCTTTTTATTAACGAAAAGACTTTTAGGACTAGCCTATTTATGGGTAGGGAATAAGAATGGTGTCCAAATCCAGATTATTTGCACTTTGATTTTCTATACGGTCTTAAATCAATTGGTAGGGGAAGTGGCGATTGCTCTAAATCAACCGAAAGAAAAAATCTCAGTAGAGATGGTGTTTCGGAGTCTATACTATGTAGCGAAGGCTATTGCTAGAGGAGAAAAGCCTGATACAGTAACCTATCTGGCTGAACGTGCTAAGTTATTTGGTTTGGTCAAAGCTGAGAGAAAGCGACATCGAGAAAAGGCCGCTCTCAATCAACAAATTTGGGAACCCATTCCTTTAAGTTGA
- a CDS encoding type II toxin-antitoxin system PemK/MazF family toxin — protein sequence MKRGEIYFANLDPSIGSETAKCRPVLIVSNDINNQATTTITILPITSNVSKIYPFEIFLQLSESGLPKPSKIQSQQIRTISKQRINGDRVGSLNDQLMSLVDAAIRLHLGL from the coding sequence ATGAAACGTGGTGAGATTTATTTTGCAAATCTTGATCCTTCTATCGGTTCCGAAACCGCAAAATGCCGTCCAGTTTTGATTGTTAGTAATGATATTAATAATCAGGCCACAACGACAATAACGATTTTGCCAATCACCTCTAACGTCTCTAAAATCTACCCATTTGAAATTTTTCTACAACTTTCAGAAAGTGGTTTGCCGAAACCGTCCAAAATTCAATCTCAACAAATTAGAACAATATCTAAACAGCGTATTAATGGTGATCGTGTTGGTAGCTTAAATGATCAATTAATGAGTTTAGTTGATGCAGCCATTAGATTACATTTGGGTCTTTGA